The Candidatus Binatia bacterium genome has a segment encoding these proteins:
- a CDS encoding Stp1/IreP family PP2C-type Ser/Thr phosphatase, which produces MSLTVEVAAKTDVGCVRTNNEDNLGYDSRYGIYVVCDGMGGQAAGEVASKMGVDTVLTYFREAAKTHKYPQVGEKVEGVSDRANRLGSAIRLANEAIYQAAVKHVAHSGMGATIVSVLMDSGFFSVGHAGDSRIYLVRAGTLQQITRDHSLVMEQVRRGLITLEEANASEMQNIIIRALGPEEKVVPDLDDMMALPGDILLLCSDGLTRHVPDDSLLEIIQGTVTLQLMADRLIEAAREGGGSDNITCLVIRFVALSWWKRILRRLFGGGSPKWQNSI; this is translated from the coding sequence ATGAGCCTGACGGTCGAAGTCGCCGCGAAAACCGATGTCGGATGCGTACGCACGAATAACGAGGACAACCTCGGCTACGACTCGCGCTACGGGATCTACGTCGTGTGCGACGGCATGGGCGGTCAGGCGGCCGGCGAAGTCGCCAGCAAAATGGGAGTGGATACCGTCCTTACTTACTTTCGTGAGGCGGCCAAGACCCACAAGTACCCGCAAGTCGGGGAGAAGGTCGAAGGGGTCAGTGATCGGGCGAACCGGCTGGGTAGCGCGATCCGGCTGGCCAACGAAGCGATCTACCAGGCCGCCGTCAAGCATGTGGCCCACTCGGGAATGGGTGCGACGATTGTTTCCGTGCTCATGGACAGTGGCTTTTTCTCCGTCGGGCATGCTGGCGACAGCCGCATTTACCTGGTCCGCGCGGGCACTCTCCAGCAAATCACGCGCGACCACTCGCTGGTGATGGAGCAAGTGCGGCGCGGGCTGATCACGCTGGAGGAAGCGAACGCGTCGGAGATGCAGAACATCATCATCCGCGCGCTGGGTCCGGAAGAAAAAGTGGTACCCGATCTGGACGACATGATGGCGCTGCCGGGAGACATCCTCTTGCTCTGTTCCGACGGGCTGACGCGCCACGTGCCCGACGACAGTCTTCTTGAAATTATCCAGGGAACGGTGACTTTGCAGTTGATGGCCGACCGTCTGATCGAGGCGGCCAGAGAGGGCGGAGGCAGCGATAACATCACGTGCTTGGTGATTCGCTTTGTTGCCCTGTCCTGGTGGAAACGAATTCTCCGCAGGTTGTTTGGTGGAGGGAGTCCGAAATGGCAAAACTCTATTTGA